Proteins from a single region of Fodinibius sp. Rm-B-1B1-1:
- the wecB gene encoding non-hydrolyzing UDP-N-acetylglucosamine 2-epimerase encodes MKIINVASARPNFMKVAPLLEEYKNHQEVEAQLLHTGQHYDYEMSKIFFDELGIPKPDFHLGVGSGSHAEQTAKVMTEFEKVLEKEQPDWVVVVGDVNPTMACTIVANKMGIKVAHVEAGLRSYDRDMPEEINRVLTDSIADLLLTPSIDGNMNLIKEGIPEEKIRFVGNIMIDTLFNMRKRSDESTILGDLGISEKGYVLVTLHRPSNVDQKKTLSNFVDILEETSKELPLVWPVHPRSKSNAEKFGLWDELQAIDNLHLLEPVGYLDNVNLMNNARLVLTDSGGIQEETTALGVPCLTARENTERPITITEGTNTLVGTDPEVILDHITKHLQNGVAGDKDLPKPLYWDGNTAKRIVKVILEVN; translated from the coding sequence ATGAAGATTATCAACGTTGCAAGCGCACGTCCTAATTTCATGAAAGTGGCGCCACTGTTAGAGGAATACAAAAATCATCAGGAGGTCGAAGCGCAGTTGCTGCATACCGGTCAGCATTATGATTACGAAATGTCCAAGATCTTTTTTGACGAGCTGGGCATTCCCAAACCCGATTTTCACTTGGGAGTAGGCAGCGGCAGCCACGCTGAGCAGACCGCCAAGGTGATGACCGAATTTGAGAAAGTTCTGGAGAAAGAACAACCTGACTGGGTGGTAGTGGTAGGTGATGTGAATCCGACTATGGCCTGTACTATTGTGGCTAATAAAATGGGCATTAAAGTGGCCCATGTGGAAGCAGGTTTACGCAGTTACGACCGTGATATGCCCGAAGAGATCAACCGGGTACTGACCGATAGTATCGCTGACTTGTTGCTTACTCCGTCTATTGATGGTAATATGAATTTGATCAAAGAGGGCATCCCCGAAGAAAAGATTCGTTTCGTAGGGAATATTATGATCGACACGCTCTTTAATATGCGGAAGCGGTCGGATGAGTCTACTATTTTAGGCGATCTGGGTATCAGCGAAAAAGGATATGTGCTGGTGACTTTGCACCGTCCGTCAAATGTAGATCAGAAGAAAACGCTGAGTAATTTTGTAGATATTTTGGAGGAAACTTCTAAAGAATTGCCGCTGGTGTGGCCCGTACATCCGCGATCTAAAAGCAATGCTGAAAAATTTGGGCTTTGGGATGAATTACAGGCCATTGATAACCTCCACTTATTGGAGCCGGTGGGGTATCTGGATAATGTGAACCTAATGAATAATGCCCGATTAGTACTGACCGATTCCGGAGGTATACAGGAAGAAACTACAGCATTAGGTGTACCCTGTCTGACGGCCCGAGAAAACACCGAACGTCCTATTACCATTACTGAAGGGACAAATACCTTGGTGGGCACCGATCCTGAGGTGATTTTAGATCATATTACAAAGCATTTGCAAAATGGTGTGGCCGGTGATAAGGATCTTCCGAAACCGTTGTATTGGGATGGTAATACGGCGAAGAGGATTGTTAAAGTGATTCTCGAAGTTAATTGA
- a CDS encoding glycosyltransferase family 4 protein — MHILFITDNFPPEVNAPATRTYEHAKIWAEEGHQVTVITCNPNFPQGEIYDGYENKLCQKEEIDGINVIRVWSYITSNEGFIKRTLDYFSFAVTSFWAGLFQKTDILIATSPQFFTTWSGWGLSKFKRKPWVFELRDLWPESIKTVGALDDGLIYDTLEQIELFLYRSADLVVPVTDAFKKNLVDRNIESDKQLVIPNGSNLDLFNKENSDGQRIRKQLSLEYKFIVGYLGTHGMAHSLDFILECVADIEDPDIHFLFIGDGAEKERLVAMAKQRNLENVTFVDPIPKQEVPDYLDAVDVSLVPLKKSDTFKTVIPSKIFEAASMQLPILLGVEGQAQEIVEAYEAGICFEPENKDDFLAKLRLLKEDKELYEKVSKNGEKLAQAYDREKLARKMLDALEKLTL; from the coding sequence ATGCACATATTATTCATCACCGATAATTTCCCTCCAGAAGTAAATGCCCCTGCCACCCGTACTTACGAACATGCTAAAATATGGGCCGAAGAGGGTCACCAGGTAACAGTAATTACTTGTAACCCTAATTTCCCGCAGGGTGAAATATATGATGGCTATGAAAATAAGCTTTGCCAAAAAGAGGAAATAGATGGTATAAATGTTATTCGTGTGTGGTCATATATTACCTCTAATGAAGGATTTATTAAAAGAACGCTGGATTATTTTAGTTTTGCAGTTACTTCCTTTTGGGCTGGCCTGTTTCAAAAGACGGATATCTTAATTGCAACTTCGCCCCAGTTTTTTACAACGTGGAGCGGGTGGGGGTTGTCTAAGTTTAAACGCAAGCCATGGGTATTTGAGCTGCGTGATTTATGGCCGGAGTCTATTAAAACAGTAGGGGCGTTAGATGATGGGCTTATTTATGATACCTTAGAGCAAATAGAGTTGTTTTTATATCGTAGTGCGGATTTAGTTGTACCGGTAACAGATGCGTTTAAAAAGAATTTAGTTGATCGTAATATTGAATCTGACAAGCAGCTTGTTATTCCCAATGGATCAAACCTTGATCTATTTAATAAAGAGAACAGTGATGGTCAGAGAATACGTAAGCAGTTAAGTCTGGAATATAAGTTTATAGTCGGTTATTTAGGTACTCACGGTATGGCTCATAGCCTGGATTTTATTCTGGAGTGTGTAGCCGATATTGAAGATCCGGATATACACTTTCTTTTTATAGGAGATGGGGCAGAAAAAGAAAGATTAGTAGCAATGGCTAAGCAACGCAATTTGGAAAATGTTACTTTTGTAGATCCTATTCCCAAACAGGAAGTACCTGATTATTTAGATGCTGTTGATGTTTCTTTAGTTCCACTAAAGAAATCTGATACTTTTAAAACGGTGATACCTTCAAAGATTTTTGAGGCTGCTTCCATGCAACTACCTATTTTATTGGGAGTAGAAGGTCAAGCACAGGAAATTGTTGAAGCTTATGAAGCAGGTATCTGTTTTGAACCTGAGAATAAGGATGACTTTTTAGCTAAACTCAGGTTACTTAAAGAAGATAAAGAGCTATATGAAAAAGTTTCCAAGAATGGAGAAAAACTGGCTCAGGCTTATGATCGGGAGAAACTGGCCCGAAAGATGTTGGATGCCTTGGAAAAATTAACCTTATGA
- a CDS encoding alginate lyase family protein gives MFRNKTRKLIGHSCPLSIPKLGNRLNLEEDISKPATCNLQPFSTKVSFTFLNLTQSFEGNINWNTRTYGKLWVYNLNYFDYLHQTDISKEEGLKLIRGFIHQVKENNEGLEPYPISLRGINWIKFLSKHDIEDKEIDSSLYSQYQILLDNLEYHLLGNHLLENGCSLLFGAYYLQDQELYNKAKEILSEELEEQILNDGGHFERSTMYHCILLERLMDCHNVMSHNDAFEDTDLEQKVKEKVKLMLGWLAKVSVDRRQTTGDKTAPNEPQLPLLNDAAKGIGSEPVELFDYADRLGLEAGKVELGQSGYRRYSSGNIDIICDVGRVGPDYQPGHAHSDTFSFVLYVDGKPVIIDPGISTYENNDQRQLERSTNFHNTVQYGDKEQSEVWSAFRVGRRAQVEIKAEDQKKLTASHNGYQPWGITHEREWTVKEDHIYIRDRLIGKEGATGKFYLHFHPLFLGEILVQDNSIQTKGIKVEVEGAVDIRKYNYDCPDGYNQYIKAPKIKVTFFNHLITKIFWNTETTGLKK, from the coding sequence ATGTTCCGAAACAAAACCCGAAAACTCATTGGCCACTCCTGTCCACTTTCAATCCCCAAACTAGGAAACAGGCTAAACCTTGAAGAGGATATATCTAAACCTGCAACCTGCAACCTGCAACCTTTTTCTACTAAGGTAAGTTTCACTTTTTTAAATCTTACCCAATCATTTGAAGGGAATATAAATTGGAATACAAGAACCTACGGTAAACTTTGGGTCTATAACCTCAATTATTTTGACTACTTGCACCAGACGGATATATCCAAAGAAGAGGGTCTAAAGCTTATTAGGGGGTTTATTCATCAGGTCAAAGAAAACAATGAGGGACTCGAACCCTATCCAATATCACTGAGAGGTATCAATTGGATAAAGTTTTTAAGTAAGCATGATATAGAAGATAAGGAGATTGACTCAAGTCTTTATTCCCAGTATCAAATACTGTTAGACAATTTGGAATATCACTTGTTAGGAAATCACCTGCTGGAAAATGGATGCAGCCTGCTGTTTGGAGCCTATTATTTACAGGATCAGGAGTTATATAACAAGGCAAAAGAAATTTTGAGCGAAGAGCTGGAAGAACAGATCCTAAATGATGGGGGGCATTTTGAGCGTTCGACGATGTATCATTGCATCCTTCTAGAGCGGCTGATGGATTGCCATAATGTTATGTCTCATAATGATGCATTCGAAGACACAGACTTGGAGCAGAAAGTAAAAGAGAAAGTGAAATTAATGCTGGGGTGGCTTGCAAAGGTGTCTGTGGACCGACGACAGACGACCGGGGATAAGACCGCCCCAAACGAACCACAATTACCTTTATTAAATGATGCTGCCAAAGGGATTGGCTCGGAGCCTGTTGAACTATTCGATTACGCCGATCGCCTGGGCCTGGAGGCAGGCAAAGTTGAGTTAGGACAAAGTGGTTATAGACGTTACTCATCAGGGAACATTGATATTATTTGTGATGTGGGGAGGGTTGGTCCGGATTATCAGCCGGGACATGCTCACAGCGATACATTTTCTTTTGTGTTATATGTGGATGGTAAACCGGTTATTATTGATCCCGGTATTTCTACCTATGAAAATAATGACCAGCGTCAGTTGGAACGGTCAACCAATTTTCATAATACAGTTCAGTACGGGGATAAAGAGCAGTCAGAAGTGTGGAGTGCCTTTAGGGTTGGGCGTAGGGCACAGGTTGAGATTAAGGCTGAGGATCAAAAGAAGTTGACTGCATCCCACAACGGATATCAGCCATGGGGGATTACTCACGAGCGGGAATGGACAGTGAAGGAAGATCATATTTATATTAGGGATCGCTTGATTGGGAAAGAGGGGGCAACAGGAAAGTTTTATCTACATTTTCATCCGTTGTTTTTAGGCGAAATATTGGTACAAGACAACAGTATACAAACAAAGGGTATTAAAGTTGAAGTAGAAGGTGCTGTTGATATCAGAAAGTACAACTATGATTGCCCCGACGGTTATAATCAGTATATTAAGGCCCCAAAAATTAAGGTAACATTTTTTAATCATTTAATTACTAAAATCTTTTGGAACACAGAGACCACAGGGTTAAAAAAATAA